A region of the Oncorhynchus nerka isolate Pitt River linkage group LG9a, Oner_Uvic_2.0, whole genome shotgun sequence genome:
CCTGAGCCATATTTCAAAGTGATTATAGGCCTACCCCTTTGAGGAAAGTGAATAGTAggctataccccccccccccccctctctctctctctcccactctcccacccGATCTGCTCCAGGCCCTCTGGGTtgggcaaagagagagagcatgaaaaAGAAACAATGCGGTGCATGAAACGTAATATTAATCTCCCTGTTCTCTATGCAGACAAAGCGCAAGGTATATATGCACGTCTTTAAATGGTTATTGAGCACTCACACAGCTGCGCAGTTTTCCCTTGTGTGCCGAAACAACTCTATAAAAGGTCAGACTAACCCTTTGAATAGAACCACAGAAGAAGTGTCTGTTTGCTCAGTGCAGAACCTCAGATATATCTATCTGTATTTGATATATTTGAGTCTATTATATATACTAGTCATTTTACCCCCcacctatatgtacatagctacctcaattaccttgtgcCACACTCCatgcacatcgacttggtactggtactccctgtatataggccTAGCCATGTTGTGTTttactcattattgttattcctTATTCACTGTGTACTTATTCCTCATGTCACTTTCTATTTtcattttaatattttttaatcttaactttaactctgcattgttggaaaagggccgtaagtaagaatttcactgttagtctaaacctgttgtttacgaagcatgtgacaaatacgatttgatttgaaatagccTATATGTCAGGTGTGCCTACATAATAATCAAATCAGGTAGCCTATTATTTGTGAGCATGCCTGTCAGGCCTAAACTACCTACTATTTGAGAAAGCTGATGAAAAATAACCGTGTCCACACAATAATGCAACAACACCACACAATGTTATATAAATATAGTTATCTTTATTCATAAAAAAATGTTTACACAAAATATATCTGTTAAAATCTGAGTCATATGAGTCTACGAGAAACGGAGAGCAAGTGCATACATTGATAAAGGTCTCCATCCCACATAAAACCCTTCAATCTTTCACGGGAAGCTGTAGAGGTCTATTGCTGACCAATGGCTTGACACAGACATACTTGCCAATTTAACTGTCCACTGGTCCAGTCATGGCTATCTCATGCGCACTCACGGTCAGCAAAGTGGCAGTCTTCATTATTGCAGAACTTTGTTTAGTTTATCTCAATTAACAAAAATAAGTATTTATAGGCTATTGAACAAATAAGAATTTCAATTTCGGACAATGGGCACCAAAGTACATCTTCTATACAATCTTCCCAGCAGATGCAGGCAGTTAAAATAGGCCGGTTTGCTCTCATGTGAAACTGCCAATGACAGCAAAGTACTTGGGAGCCACAACCATGCACTTCCGCTGAAATACTGTGCAGTCTCCACAGCTGCTGTTTCATTCACTAATTGCTCGTATTCAAAGTCATCGATAAAGACGTAATTCCACGCGTCACCGCACCGAACTGCAGTCTTTCGTCCTTCGACGCTTTGTCCATGAGTGCGCGAACAGTCTCTCTACCCTGTTATTCCGAAGGGAACCCAAGCGCAGTTCGACTCTCTTGTCTCTTGTAGCATAGCAACCGTAACTCTGAGTTACTTTCCCATCTCATTGCCTTGTACCTGCAGACGCTGCCTGgcgatgggagagagagagaaagtcggTGCCAAGAGTGTGTCCACGGGTGTCTCGCCTGCAGAGTGAATCAAATAACGTGTCATTCTTTTCAACTTTGAGTCCCTTTTGATTGAATACGCTCCTGTTTATACACTGGTGCTGTTGGCTGGTAACGACAATTAGGCGACCTGGGTGTGTCTCAGTATCTGTCGAACCAGGTGGTAAAGTCCAGCAGCTCCTGCTCCTCGGAGCTCAGGGGCTCATAGCTCCCCTCATCGGAGGAACAGGTGGAGTGGGGTGACTCCGGCTCGGCCGAGTAGCTGTTGGAGATGGTAGGGGAAGGCACCCCGCACTGGAAGGCGGCAGACACTGCATCATGCTCGTCTAGTAGCTGCTGCAGGGCTCGGATATATTCCACCGCGGACCGCAGTGTCTCCACTTTGCTCATCTTCTTGTTGGCTGCCCCGTTGGGCACGTGCTGACGCAGCGTCTGGAAGCCCATGTTGACTTGTTTGACCCGGTTCCTCTCGCGCTCGTTCCGCCGGGCCACGGCTACGGGCAGCTGCTGGGGGATGGAGTAGCCGAGTCCGTTAAAGCTGAGCCGCCGCTTGCAGCGCAGGAGCTCCGGAGAGCTGGAGCGCTGTCTTTTCAGCACCGTGGTCTTGCTTTGGTAACCGGCTGCAATGGTGTCATTGGGGAGAGCGCACTCCTGGGCTGGGGCGTGCAAAGTAATGGTGGTGCGCCTCTCCATCAGTCCAAATGTGTATGCGTTCTGCGCCATTTgcgtggtggtgatggtggtagtctCCATGTTGGTTGGTGGTGAGACAGGGCTACTGACAGATGTGGGTTGCAACAGCGAAGCCTCACAGAAAGACACTCCGTggaagaattttttttttttaaatagacagAGGTTTACAGAGCACTGCTCTCGTGTCCTTCGCGTGGGAGCCGTGTGGCTATAGCTGGAGCGCGCTGTGACTATTTGGTGTCCAAGTCTTTCTTGACTGCGCTTGCTTACTTCAAGAGCCGATCTGACCCAAACTTTGGCAGCACTCCTCTTTTTCAACACGCGCCCCACACACCCCACCCGTTGGAGACGCACGCTTCCCCGCGAGGCCCCGCCCGCTGCTGTGTGATTCATCTGCTAGCGGACTCCGCGAGCCAGGCGCGTGGCTCCGGGAGCTCAGTAAACAATCCAGAGCTTTCACTGCGCCAGGAGCACGCGCTGGGCTCATTTACATTCCAATGTCTCCAACTTGAAAGCCCATTGGTGGATTCAAACGGACTGCAACCCGGAGAAAataaagaaatagagagaaataaTTAGAAAAAAGGAGAGAATGAAGAAAGGGGAATGGTTTGGTTCTTTGAAATGCCTTTTGAATTTGACAATATACCCCTGGCAAGTCTTCAAATTATCAGTCTTCCCccactccacccctctcctctcactctttaAAATCCCAAATACCAAAGACGCTCTCTCCGGTATCCAGGTTACAGCCTTATAGAGGAAAATAAATGGCAAGCGTGTCTCTGTATAGAATAATTGTCCATTATAGAAGTAGCATAGAAACACGATTAATTTAAGGTAAACATAATGTTTATGACGTGTGGGTATGTCTGCAAATGGCATATCGCTGCCGTGCGTAATGACCCCCAAAACTAGTGCTCTATAGGTGCACATTGTCTGCGTAGATATACAAGCATCTACTGCTTGGATATATTGACAGCTGATTTTCTGTTGGATTCTGTGCCATTCCAACTCTTAAATGTAAGCCCCAAATGTCATGCGTAAAAAGTGTATTCCATACATGGATTTGGGTGTTTAGGATAATATGTTATAGCCTAAATAAGCCTATTTAATTATTCAGTTATTACGCACATTGAAGTATTAATAAATATACAACTTCAGGTACCACACTGAAGTTTGTGTTTTCGTTTTAGGCGAGTTTCAATGTGGTTGATGGATTGTCTTTTTCAGCACCACATTCGATTGGACAGCACGTTCCAGTAACAGTCCTTATGTTATTTATGGTCAAACGGCTGCACAACACTAATCCTCCATAGAATGTTTAAATAGGACAATATACAGAATTATTTCTCATTCTTTCATATGTTCAACATTTTGTACTTTAGCGCTCGGATAACTAGAAACATTTCCCGCTCTTTACAAAACAAGTTTATTCAGTGAGCTTTTTTCAACAAATAGTCTAATATTTAAATCTATAGCCCTCTCCGTTTCTCTGTGTCATGTGCTGTTATCTCAAAGTACTTTCAACGAGACATCTCGTCGAATATCTTGTCAAGTTGCTTTCGGGAATGAATCCAAATGAACACGTAGTGACCTCTGGCGGTGGAAATAAATAATCACGCTGTACAATCCTATTATCTTTCCCAAGACTCGGCCAGTAGAGAGCAGCAGCGGATAACGTTCAAGATTGGGGCTATGGTTTCTCAAAAAAACTTACTTGTATAGGCCACTTGCCTGTTACGCTTTTGATTATTATATGTCTCTGAGTTAAAATAATGCACCCACAAGAACACAATAGGCTAGTATGGGATCGATGTATTAAGTGATGATAGGGAATATGGATGAGGTGTTTACATCAGCTGTGCTTCATAGTTGTTTCCCAatgtgcagtaggcctatataaaaaaaatatcagaaactatAACCGACAGTTAGTTGTGTTGGTCTATTATTATTGGCAGGTCAGAACTGGTCAAACCTGTACCTGGTGGTGAAACTAGTTTCAACTAGTGATGCAAAACCCACCTCCAAACAGTGTGGGTCTGTACAGTACATCTGTTTATGATCCTCATGATCCTCAGTGCTCATAGTaatgaaaacagcctatacagcCTCAGTCTATACTCTGGGGTACTTTACAGAGTTACAGTAGATACTGATTCTTACCAGTCGATTTAGATagaagaggaagacagggagagtgagagggacagagacagagaatcagagacacagatagaccgacatagacagagagaaaggtatACAGATATATAGAATGGCAGAAGGGTAaatagggaaacagagagagaaaaatagagagaggtGGTTGTTTCTGAAGTTCTCAGTCTCCCAGGAGATGCAGTGTGGATTTCCCCCTCAAAGCTCCCTATAATACAGGAGCCTTGGGGGTACAGACTTTCTCTCTTAATTGTCTGCTCAACAATACTCCTCTCAGTGCTGCAAAATGCTGAATCAATTATATATACTGGAACTGGTAAACTGAAAGATTGGCCCCAATCCAGTGCCCAAACTGTCTTACTGGTATTCATGCATTTTTCATACATTTCTTTGTGGAAATAGACTGACTTCCTGGTATGACAAATGCTAATCACAAGCTAAAGCGAGAAGACAATTTCAACTAAGAGATTTTCCTAAACATTTCTGAAATAATCCTTTAACCCTAACACACACTTGAGTAAACCTCTATCCAATCTAGTCCATTCTCCACCAAAGGCCTGTGTAACACAGAAACAGGTCCCCTTCATTATAGCCCCTTGACATCCGTGtgggtttgtgcgtgtgtgtgtgtgcgtgcgtgtgtgcgtgcgtgcatgcatgtgggtgcgtgtgagcgtgcgtgtgtgtgtgtgaatagggaTGTGAAAACTGCACTATGCCGTCTGGATGAGGGAGCTACATCCTTCCCCAGTGTCAATCCAGAGGCCTTCACACGACCACAGAGCCACAAGGGCCATCCTACAAAGAGACACATCACGGACCAGGGCAAAACAACATTTCCAATGAGCAGGAAGAGGGAAGTGTTCAGCTAGAGTGAGTATTGCTTCCCCATTCCTGAGACTGGCATGGTGGAGCATActgtacacagttgaagtcggacgtttacataaaccttagccaaatacatttaaactccgtttttcacaattcctgacatttaatccgagtaaaaatgccctgtcttaggtcagttaggatcaccactttattttaagaatgtgaaatgtcagaataataatagagagaattatttatttcagcttgtatttatttcatcacattcccagtgggtcagaagtttacataaactatattagtacttggtagcattgcctttaaattgtttaacttgggtcaaacattttgggtagccttccacaagcttcccacaatcagttgggtgaattttggcccattcctcctgacatagctggtgtaactgagtcaggtttgtaggcctccttgctcacacacgctttttcagttctacccacaaatgttctataggattgaagtcagggctttgtgacggccactccaataccttgactttgttgtcctgaggccattttgacacaactttggaagtatgcttggggtcattgtccatttggaagacccatttgcgaccaagctttaacttgctgactgatg
Encoded here:
- the LOC115134727 gene encoding achaete-scute homolog 1b-like, which gives rise to METTTITTTQMAQNAYTFGLMERRTTITLHAPAQECALPNDTIAAGYQSKTTVLKRQRSSSPELLRCKRRLSFNGLGYSIPQQLPVAVARRNERERNRVKQVNMGFQTLRQHVPNGAANKKMSKVETLRSAVEYIRALQQLLDEHDAVSAAFQCGVPSPTISNSYSAEPESPHSTCSSDEGSYEPLSSEEQELLDFTTWFDRY